In Nocardia asteroides, a single genomic region encodes these proteins:
- the nudC gene encoding NAD(+) diphosphatase: MSFTLKDVPLLSRSTIDRAEHIRADEQALKEGWARALLLHVDRRGRFRRTAGALVLEPAVDYSAEPSPNAVFLGTDPDGRHLWAIREPELTGDLTDLRALAGDLDDYTAGILTAAMALLNWHDKAGFSGADGATTATSRGGWSRTTEAGHEEFPRIDPAVICLIHDGGDRVLLARQHSWPPTLFSLLAGFVEAGESLERCVEREMLEEVGVHVRDITYLGSQPWPFPRSLMLGFAAVGDPEEELVFSDGEIAEAHWFTRAEVREALEQGDWSARESGSRLLLPSSISIARTIVESWAGV, encoded by the coding sequence GTGTCTTTCACGCTCAAGGATGTTCCGCTGCTGTCGCGTTCCACGATCGATCGGGCCGAGCACATCAGGGCCGATGAGCAGGCGCTGAAGGAGGGCTGGGCCCGGGCGCTGCTGCTGCACGTCGATCGGCGCGGCCGGTTCCGCCGCACCGCGGGCGCGCTGGTGCTCGAGCCCGCCGTCGACTACTCGGCCGAGCCGAGCCCGAACGCGGTCTTCCTCGGCACCGACCCCGACGGCAGGCACCTCTGGGCGATCCGGGAGCCCGAGCTCACCGGCGACCTCACCGACCTGCGCGCCCTCGCCGGCGACCTGGACGACTACACCGCGGGCATCCTCACCGCGGCCATGGCCCTGCTGAACTGGCACGACAAGGCCGGCTTCAGCGGCGCCGACGGCGCGACGACGGCGACGAGCAGGGGCGGCTGGTCCCGGACCACCGAGGCCGGGCACGAGGAGTTCCCGCGCATCGACCCCGCGGTGATCTGCCTGATCCACGACGGCGGCGACCGGGTGCTGCTCGCCCGCCAGCACAGCTGGCCGCCCACCCTGTTCTCGCTGCTCGCCGGCTTCGTCGAGGCGGGCGAGTCGCTGGAGCGCTGCGTCGAGCGGGAGATGCTGGAGGAGGTGGGCGTGCACGTGCGCGACATCACCTACCTGGGCAGCCAGCCGTGGCCGTTCCCGCGCTCGCTCATGCTCGGCTTCGCCGCCGTCGGCGACCCCGAGGAGGAGCTGGTCTTCTCCGACGGCGAGATCGCCGAGGCGCACTGGTTCACCCGCGCGGAGGTCAGGGAAGCCCTGGAGCAGGGCGACTGGTCCGCGCGGGAGAGCGGCTCCCGGCTGCTGCTGCCCAGCAGCATCTCGATCGCCCGCACCATCGTGGAGTCGTGGGCGGGCGTCTAG
- a CDS encoding ATP-dependent helicase yields MQALPGHRVLPDARHGEAGDRRVSAAGAYPGPAVTPHALADALGLPPPTDEQAAVIAAPPGPALVVAGAGAGKTETMAARVVWMVANHLVAPDQVLGLTFTRKAAQQLTARIRTRLARLAGAPLLRDLDPGGELRTLLAGAEPEISTYHSYAGRLLTEHGLLLPVEPSATLLTETQLWQLAHQVVRSWEGELDTDRTPVSVTEAVLALSGQLAEHLVEPEQLAEAHTELEKLVFTLPAGPRQRGGPSKSLQDIVGAQRERVALLPLVRRLAEALRKRGALDFGSQMSLAARLAAEHPEVGAAERDRFRLVLLDEYQDTGHAQRILLAALFGGDGPQREADRLPLAVTAVGDPMQSIYGWRGASAANLPRFTTDFPAAPGVPAPTLSLLTSWRNPPEPLVLANLISEPLRRAAIDAGGVTVAQLRAAPHAGPGTVALALTDTVTAERDWVAERVAAEWRAKRAAGEPPPTSAVLVRRNADAAPLAEALRERDLPVEIVGLGGLLAAPEVADVVATLRLIAEPGAGSAALRVLTGARWQLGIADVAALARRARELSIARRQGEAGGDITDAAGLAAALRDVAPEPAEQAGLADAVADPGPATNYSEQGYARIAALARELAALRERAGQPLTELVADVERTIGVAVETQARRAMLGAGAGREHLDAFADVVSGYAADSDATLAGLLAFLTAAESVENGLEPGEIEVAKDRVQILTVHAAKGLEWEVVAVPHVAAGVFPSGTGSSTWLGAPAELPTALRGDRASAESVDGVPVLDLLDLGDRADLDRAIAEHREALGARRLEEERRLFYVALTRTERVLLVSGFWWAETGSKPKGPSDFLLELRAAGEAADGLLEQAQWADPPPDGAENPLTDEPIGADWPRDPLGHRRAAVTGGAERVRNALARLRAEDSDHAVPPGSSSPDDPSVAAGSDTEPDPDGWADDVDALLAEIAAERATGEREVELPGRIPATALVDLRADPAALAARLRRPLPYPPNPMARRGTAFHAWVQRWFAADQLPGLDDLPGAADAGAEGGDAELARMQERFLGSAWANRSPIDVEIPFETTIAGTVVRGRMDAVFADADGWTVVDWKTGAEPDNADEPALAMQLAVYRVAWARLMAGRTGATEAELLDKVTAAFYYVRTGRTVAPTGLAGPEELAELVRAAAPAREAETVGNAGDRIDEDPEG; encoded by the coding sequence ATGCAGGCACTGCCCGGTCACCGGGTGCTGCCCGACGCGCGACACGGGGAGGCAGGTGACCGACGAGTGAGCGCCGCAGGCGCGTACCCCGGCCCGGCCGTGACCCCGCACGCACTGGCCGACGCACTCGGCCTCCCCCCGCCGACCGACGAGCAGGCGGCGGTGATCGCGGCCCCGCCCGGCCCCGCCCTCGTGGTCGCGGGGGCAGGCGCGGGCAAGACCGAGACCATGGCCGCCCGGGTGGTCTGGATGGTCGCCAACCACCTCGTCGCCCCCGACCAGGTGCTCGGCCTGACCTTCACCCGCAAGGCCGCGCAGCAGCTCACCGCCAGGATCCGCACCCGGCTGGCCCGGCTGGCAGGCGCACCCCTGCTCCGCGACCTCGACCCCGGCGGCGAGCTGCGCACCCTGCTGGCCGGCGCGGAGCCGGAGATCAGCACCTACCACTCGTACGCGGGCAGGCTGCTCACCGAGCACGGCCTGCTGCTCCCGGTCGAGCCGTCCGCCACCCTGCTCACCGAGACCCAGCTCTGGCAGCTCGCGCACCAGGTGGTGCGGAGCTGGGAGGGCGAGCTGGACACCGACCGCACCCCGGTCTCGGTGACCGAGGCGGTGCTCGCGCTGAGCGGCCAGCTCGCCGAGCACCTGGTGGAGCCGGAGCAGCTGGCCGAGGCGCACACCGAGCTGGAGAAGCTGGTGTTCACGCTGCCGGCGGGGCCGCGGCAGCGCGGCGGGCCGAGCAAGAGCCTGCAGGACATCGTCGGCGCGCAGCGCGAACGGGTCGCGCTGCTTCCGCTGGTGCGCAGGCTCGCCGAGGCGCTGCGCAAGCGCGGCGCGCTGGACTTCGGCTCGCAGATGTCGCTCGCCGCCCGGCTCGCCGCCGAGCACCCCGAGGTGGGCGCCGCCGAGCGCGACCGCTTCCGGCTGGTGCTGCTCGACGAGTACCAGGACACGGGCCACGCCCAGCGCATCCTGCTCGCGGCGCTCTTCGGCGGCGACGGCCCGCAGCGGGAAGCGGACCGGCTCCCGCTCGCGGTGACCGCGGTCGGCGACCCCATGCAGTCCATCTACGGCTGGCGCGGCGCCTCCGCGGCCAACCTGCCGCGCTTCACCACCGACTTCCCCGCCGCGCCCGGCGTGCCCGCTCCGACGCTCTCGCTGCTCACCAGCTGGCGCAACCCGCCGGAGCCGCTGGTGCTGGCCAACCTGATCTCGGAGCCGCTGCGGCGCGCGGCGATCGACGCGGGCGGCGTCACCGTTGCGCAGCTGCGCGCCGCCCCGCACGCCGGGCCGGGCACGGTGGCGCTCGCGCTCACCGACACCGTCACCGCCGAGCGGGACTGGGTCGCGGAGCGGGTGGCCGCGGAGTGGCGGGCCAAGCGCGCGGCAGGCGAGCCGCCGCCGACCTCGGCGGTGCTGGTACGCCGCAACGCCGACGCCGCCCCGCTGGCCGAGGCGCTGCGCGAGCGGGACCTGCCGGTGGAGATCGTCGGGCTCGGCGGGCTGCTCGCCGCCCCCGAGGTCGCCGATGTGGTCGCCACCCTGCGGCTGATCGCGGAGCCGGGCGCGGGCAGCGCCGCGCTGCGGGTGCTCACCGGCGCCCGCTGGCAGCTCGGCATCGCCGATGTCGCCGCGCTGGCCAGGCGCGCCCGCGAACTCTCCATTGCCCGCCGCCAGGGCGAGGCCGGGGGCGACATCACCGACGCCGCCGGGCTCGCCGCGGCGCTGCGCGACGTGGCGCCGGAGCCGGCCGAGCAGGCCGGGCTGGCCGACGCCGTCGCCGACCCAGGCCCGGCGACCAACTACTCGGAGCAGGGGTACGCCAGGATCGCCGCGCTCGCACGGGAACTGGCGGCGCTGCGCGAGCGGGCCGGGCAGCCGCTCACCGAACTGGTCGCCGACGTCGAGCGGACCATCGGCGTCGCGGTGGAGACCCAGGCCAGGCGGGCCATGCTCGGCGCGGGCGCGGGCCGCGAGCACCTGGACGCCTTCGCCGACGTGGTCTCCGGCTACGCCGCCGACTCCGATGCCACGCTGGCCGGGCTGCTCGCCTTCCTCACCGCGGCCGAGTCGGTGGAGAACGGGCTGGAGCCCGGCGAGATCGAGGTCGCCAAGGACCGGGTGCAGATCCTCACCGTGCACGCCGCCAAGGGGCTGGAGTGGGAGGTGGTCGCGGTGCCGCACGTCGCGGCGGGCGTCTTCCCCTCCGGCACCGGCTCCTCGACCTGGCTCGGCGCCCCCGCCGAGCTGCCGACCGCGCTGCGCGGCGACCGGGCCTCCGCGGAGTCGGTGGACGGCGTCCCGGTGCTCGACCTGCTCGACCTCGGCGACCGCGCCGACCTGGATCGGGCCATCGCCGAGCACAGGGAGGCGCTCGGCGCCCGCCGGCTCGAGGAGGAGCGGCGGCTCTTCTACGTGGCGCTCACCCGCACCGAGCGGGTGCTGCTGGTCTCCGGCTTCTGGTGGGCGGAGACCGGCTCGAAACCGAAGGGCCCGTCGGACTTCCTGCTCGAGCTGCGGGCGGCGGGCGAGGCGGCAGACGGCCTGCTGGAGCAGGCGCAGTGGGCCGACCCGCCGCCGGACGGCGCGGAGAACCCGCTCACCGACGAGCCGATCGGCGCCGATTGGCCGCGCGACCCGCTCGGGCACCGGCGCGCCGCGGTGACCGGCGGGGCCGAGCGGGTGCGGAACGCACTCGCCCGCCTGCGCGCCGAAGATTCCGATCATGCCGTCCCCCCTGGGTCGTCGAGCCCGGACGACCCCAGTGTGGCAGCGGGGTCCGACACCGAACCCGACCCGGACGGCTGGGCCGATGACGTGGACGCGCTGCTCGCCGAGATCGCCGCCGAGCGGGCGACGGGGGAGCGGGAGGTCGAGCTGCCCGGCCGGATTCCGGCCACCGCCCTTGTCGACCTGCGCGCCGACCCGGCCGCGCTGGCGGCCCGGCTGCGCAGACCGCTGCCGTACCCGCCGAACCCGATGGCGCGCCGCGGCACCGCCTTCCACGCCTGGGTGCAGCGCTGGTTCGCCGCCGACCAGCTCCCCGGCCTGGACGATCTGCCCGGCGCGGCGGACGCGGGCGCTGAGGGTGGCGATGCCGAACTCGCCCGCATGCAGGAGCGCTTCCTCGGCTCGGCCTGGGCCAACCGCTCCCCGATCGACGTCGAGATCCCCTTCGAGACCACCATCGCGGGCACCGTCGTCCGCGGCCGGATGGACGCCGTCTTCGCCGACGCGGACGGCTGGACCGTCGTCGACTGGAAGACCGGCGCCGAGCCGGACAACGCCGACGAGCCCGCGCTGGCGATGCAGCTCGCGGTCTACCGCGTCGCCTGGGCCCGGCTCATGGCCGGGCGCACCGGCGCCACCGAGGCCGAGCTGCTCGACAAGGTCACCGCCGCCTTCTACTACGTCCGCACCGGCCGCACCGTCGCCCCCACCGGCCTGGCGGGCCCGGAAGAGCTCGCCGAACTCGTCCGCGCCGCCGCGCCCGCCCGCGAGGCGGAAACGGTCGGCAACGCGGGCGACCGGATCGACGAGGACCCGGAGGGCTGA
- a CDS encoding mycoredoxin, with the protein MYSTTWCGYCRRLKKQLDENGITYAEVDIEQDPASAEFVGSVNNGNHVVPTVKFADGSTATNPTLVDVKRILAGISS; encoded by the coding sequence ATGTACTCGACCACCTGGTGCGGCTACTGCCGCAGGCTGAAGAAGCAGCTGGACGAGAACGGCATCACCTACGCCGAGGTCGACATCGAGCAGGATCCCGCCTCCGCCGAGTTCGTCGGCTCCGTCAACAACGGCAACCACGTGGTGCCGACGGTGAAGTTCGCCGACGGCTCCACCGCCACCAACCCGACGCTGGTCGACGTCAAGCGCATCCTGGCGGGCATCTCCTCGTGA
- a CDS encoding ATP-dependent DNA helicase UvrD2, with protein MGAVPPFDLAALDPEQAAAVRAPRGPLCVLAGAGTGKTRTITYRIAHLVSAGHVKADQVLAVTFTARAAGELRGRLRGLGLGGDAGRVQARTFHAAALRQLRYFWPQIVGDVPWRLIDNKFPLVAKAAHAEGLPSDVESVRDLLSEIEWAKASLIAPEDYPAAVAERRRDTPREALRVARVYDAYETAKSSADGMLLDFDDLLLHTAAALEDYPSVAHEFRERYRSFVVDEYQDVTPLQQRVLDAWLGERDDLTVVGDANQTIYSFTGASPRYLLDFSRRFPEATVVRLERDYRSTPQVVSLANRVIGAARGRIAGTRLQLIGQRADGPEPVFAEYDDAPAEAAAVAKEIERLIAAGTPAAEIAVLFRINAQSAAYEEALGALGIAYQVRGGEAFFARAEIKQGVSALRRAFGRDDLPAESRSGAGLATLTRAELAGIGLTAEEPAGATMRERWSGLSALAGLVDELVTHDPELDAAGLLRELAARSEARHPPTVQGVTLASLHAAKGLEWDAVFLVGLTDGTLPIGHVLGDDGAVSDQHQLEEERRLLYVGVTRAREHLRLSWALARNTGGRRNRRRSRFLNGLVPDESPASRIAAAAAPARSTERPLCRVCAKPLIGTYATMLGRCRRCPAELDQALLGALRDWRGEKAEAMRVREFTVFTDLTLTAIAEQLPADDAALASIAGVGAGKLEQYGADVLAIVRSRRRHTTPAEPANAPETAGRK; from the coding sequence ATGGGAGCCGTGCCCCCCTTCGACCTCGCCGCGCTCGACCCCGAGCAGGCCGCCGCCGTGCGCGCGCCGCGCGGGCCGCTGTGCGTGCTCGCGGGCGCGGGCACCGGCAAGACCCGCACCATCACGTACCGGATCGCACACCTGGTCTCGGCCGGGCACGTCAAGGCCGACCAGGTGCTCGCTGTCACCTTCACCGCGCGGGCGGCGGGGGAGCTGCGCGGGCGGCTGCGCGGCCTCGGGCTCGGCGGCGACGCGGGCCGGGTGCAGGCCCGCACCTTCCACGCCGCCGCGCTGCGGCAGCTGCGCTACTTCTGGCCGCAGATCGTCGGCGACGTGCCGTGGCGGCTCATCGACAACAAGTTCCCGCTGGTCGCGAAGGCCGCGCACGCCGAGGGGCTGCCCTCGGACGTGGAGAGCGTGCGCGACCTGCTGAGCGAGATCGAGTGGGCGAAGGCCTCGCTGATCGCGCCGGAGGACTACCCGGCCGCGGTCGCCGAGCGCCGCCGCGACACCCCCCGCGAGGCGCTGCGGGTGGCCAGGGTCTACGACGCCTACGAGACCGCCAAGTCCTCCGCCGACGGCATGCTGCTCGATTTCGACGACCTGCTGCTGCACACCGCGGCCGCGCTGGAGGACTACCCGTCGGTGGCCCACGAGTTCCGCGAGCGCTACCGCAGCTTCGTGGTGGACGAGTACCAGGACGTCACCCCGCTGCAGCAGCGGGTGCTCGACGCCTGGCTCGGCGAGCGCGACGACCTCACCGTCGTCGGCGACGCCAACCAGACCATCTACTCCTTCACCGGCGCCAGCCCGCGCTACCTGCTCGACTTCTCCCGGCGCTTCCCGGAGGCCACCGTGGTCCGGCTGGAGCGCGACTACCGCTCGACCCCGCAGGTGGTGTCGCTGGCGAACCGGGTGATCGGCGCCGCCCGCGGCCGGATCGCGGGCACCAGGCTGCAGCTCATCGGCCAGCGCGCGGACGGCCCGGAGCCGGTCTTCGCCGAGTACGACGACGCCCCGGCCGAGGCCGCCGCGGTGGCGAAGGAGATCGAGCGGCTGATCGCGGCGGGTACCCCGGCGGCCGAGATCGCGGTGCTCTTCCGGATCAACGCCCAGTCCGCGGCGTACGAGGAGGCGCTCGGCGCGCTCGGCATCGCCTACCAGGTGCGCGGCGGCGAGGCGTTCTTCGCCAGGGCCGAGATCAAGCAGGGCGTCTCGGCGCTGCGCCGGGCCTTCGGGCGCGACGACCTGCCTGCGGAATCCCGCAGCGGAGCCGGACTGGCCACCCTGACCAGGGCCGAGCTGGCCGGTATCGGGCTCACCGCCGAGGAGCCGGCGGGGGCGACCATGCGGGAGCGCTGGTCCGGGCTCTCCGCGCTGGCCGGGCTGGTCGACGAGCTGGTCACGCACGATCCCGAGCTGGACGCGGCCGGGTTGCTCCGCGAGCTGGCCGCCCGCTCCGAGGCCAGGCACCCGCCCACCGTGCAGGGCGTCACGCTGGCCTCGCTGCACGCCGCCAAGGGGCTGGAGTGGGACGCCGTCTTCCTCGTCGGGCTGACCGACGGCACGCTGCCGATCGGGCACGTGCTCGGCGACGACGGCGCGGTCTCCGACCAGCACCAGCTGGAGGAGGAGCGCAGGCTGCTCTACGTCGGCGTCACCCGCGCCCGCGAGCACCTGCGGCTGTCGTGGGCGCTGGCCCGCAACACCGGCGGCAGGCGCAATCGCCGCCGCTCCCGCTTTCTCAACGGCCTGGTCCCCGACGAATCGCCCGCCTCGCGGATCGCCGCGGCGGCGGCGCCGGCGCGCTCCACCGAGCGCCCGCTCTGCCGGGTCTGCGCCAAGCCGCTGATCGGCACCTACGCCACCATGCTCGGCCGCTGCAGGCGCTGCCCGGCCGAGCTCGACCAGGCGCTCCTCGGCGCGCTGCGGGACTGGCGCGGGGAGAAGGCCGAGGCCATGCGGGTGCGCGAGTTCACCGTCTTCACCGATCTCACGCTCACCGCCATCGCCGAGCAGCTGCCCGCCGACGACGCCGCGCTGGCGAGCATCGCCGGCGTCGGCGCCGGCAAGCTCGAGCAGTACGGCGCCGACGTGCTCGCGATCGTGCGCTCGCGGCGCCGCCATACCACTCCCGCCGAGCCGGCGAACGCCCCTGAAACTGCAGGTAGAAAATAG
- a CDS encoding potassium channel family protein, whose product MRLRPRAVGLTGRPDFALVGVLRIPEIQSSPWISLTRRVLFAVFLLFFAAFVVWLGRDGYRDNSGDELSFLDAFYYATVSLSTTGYGDIAPISPEARLVNIIVITPLRVLFLIVLVGTTLGVLTERSRQAFKIQRWRHRVRNHTVVVGYGTKGRTAIDAMLGDNVQPGDIVVVDTDLTALEAAANAGLVTVHGSATQSDVLRLAGLQNASSVVVATNRDDTAVLVTLTARELNKKAKIVVAIREAENIHLLRQSGADSVVVSSETAGRLLGIATTTPSVVEMMEDLLTPEHGFAVAEREVELSEVGGSPRHLSDIVLGVVRGGDLIRVGEPEVDAIETGDKLLYIKRVAK is encoded by the coding sequence CTGCGATTGCGGCCGCGTGCCGTCGGGCTGACCGGGCGCCCGGATTTCGCGCTCGTCGGCGTGCTGCGCATCCCGGAGATCCAGAGCAGCCCGTGGATCTCGCTCACCCGCCGGGTGCTGTTCGCGGTCTTCCTGCTCTTCTTCGCCGCCTTCGTGGTCTGGCTCGGCCGGGACGGCTACCGCGACAACTCCGGCGACGAGCTCTCCTTCCTCGACGCGTTCTACTACGCCACCGTCTCGCTCTCGACCACCGGCTACGGCGACATCGCCCCGATCTCGCCGGAGGCCAGGCTGGTCAACATCATCGTCATCACCCCGCTGCGGGTCCTCTTCCTCATCGTGCTGGTCGGCACCACCCTCGGCGTGCTGACCGAGCGGTCCCGGCAGGCGTTCAAGATCCAGCGTTGGAGGCACCGCGTGCGCAACCACACCGTCGTCGTCGGCTACGGCACCAAGGGCCGCACGGCGATCGACGCCATGCTCGGCGACAACGTCCAGCCCGGCGACATCGTCGTGGTCGACACCGACCTGACCGCGCTGGAGGCCGCCGCCAACGCCGGGCTGGTCACCGTGCACGGCTCGGCCACCCAGTCCGACGTGCTGCGCCTGGCCGGGCTGCAGAACGCCAGCTCAGTGGTGGTCGCCACCAACCGTGACGACACCGCGGTGCTGGTCACGCTGACCGCCCGCGAGCTGAACAAGAAGGCCAAGATCGTCGTCGCCATCCGCGAGGCGGAGAACATCCACCTGCTGCGGCAGTCCGGCGCCGACTCGGTGGTCGTCTCCTCGGAGACCGCGGGCAGGCTGCTCGGCATCGCGACCACCACCCCGTCGGTGGTGGAGATGATGGAGGACCTGCTCACCCCGGAGCACGGCTTCGCGGTGGCCGAGCGCGAGGTGGAGCTCTCCGAGGTGGGCGGCTCGCCGCGGCACCTCAGCGACATCGTGCTCGGTGTCGTGCGCGGTGGCGACCTGATCCGGGTGGGCGAGCCCGAGGTGGACGCGATCGAGACCGGCGACAAGCTGCTCTACATCAAACGCGTCGCGAAATAG